A window from Pseudomonas sp. Tri1 encodes these proteins:
- a CDS encoding FAD-binding protein, translating to MTILVIAEHDNKALAPATLNTVAAAAKIGGDVHVLVAGQGAGAVAEAAAKIAGVAKVLVADNAAYAHQLPENVAPLVAELGKGYSHILAAATSNGKNILPRVAAALDVDQISEIISVESADTFKRPIYAGNAIATVQSNAAVKVITVRATGFDPVAAEGGSAAVEAVGAAHDAGISSFVNEELAKSDRPELTAAKIVVSGGRGMQNGDNFKHLYALADKLGAAVGASRAAVDAGFVPNDMQVGQTGKIVAPQLYIAVGISGAIQHLAGMKDSKVIVAINKDEEAPIFQVADYGLVADLFEAIPEMAALA from the coding sequence ATGACTATCTTGGTAATCGCCGAACACGATAACAAGGCGCTGGCTCCGGCCACGCTGAACACCGTTGCTGCCGCTGCCAAAATCGGTGGCGATGTCCACGTCCTGGTAGCCGGGCAGGGCGCTGGCGCCGTTGCCGAAGCTGCTGCGAAAATCGCTGGCGTGGCAAAAGTGCTGGTGGCCGACAACGCCGCCTACGCTCACCAACTGCCGGAAAACGTTGCTCCTCTGGTTGCAGAGTTGGGCAAGGGCTACAGCCACATCCTGGCTGCCGCTACTTCCAATGGCAAAAACATCCTGCCGCGCGTTGCCGCTGCCCTGGATGTCGACCAGATCTCCGAGATTATCTCGGTGGAAAGCGCCGACACCTTCAAGCGTCCGATCTACGCCGGTAACGCGATCGCAACCGTTCAATCGAACGCTGCGGTCAAGGTCATCACCGTCCGCGCCACCGGTTTCGACCCGGTTGCCGCCGAAGGTGGTTCGGCTGCCGTTGAAGCCGTAGGCGCTGCCCACGACGCCGGTATCTCCAGCTTCGTCAACGAAGAACTGGCCAAGTCCGATCGTCCGGAACTGACCGCTGCCAAGATCGTCGTTTCCGGCGGGCGTGGCATGCAGAACGGTGACAACTTCAAGCACCTGTACGCCCTGGCCGACAAGCTGGGCGCTGCCGTCGGCGCTTCCCGCGCGGCGGTCGACGCAGGTTTCGTACCCAACGACATGCAGGTCGGCCAGACCGGCAAGATCGTTGCGCCGCAGCTGTACATCGCCGTCGGTATCTCCGGCGCGATCCAGCACCTGGCCGGCATGAAAGACTCCAAGGTGATCGTTGCGATCAACAAGGACGAAGAAGCGCCGATCTTCCAGGTGGCCGATTACGGGCTAGTGGCGGATCTCTTTGAAGCGATTCCAGAAATGGCCGCCCTGGCCTGA
- a CDS encoding MaoC family dehydratase N-terminal domain-containing protein, whose product MNGSSDFSAWIGRRQESQDRISFTLVRRIAATLGEPAPRPGEPLPPLWHWAFFQEPVGASELGPDGHPALGGFLPPAHNRNRMWAGSRLEFYQPLMVEADVTCVSTILNVEEKHGRTGSLLFVTVRHEYFQDGKRALQDEQDIVYREPTPPKLSGTEALPEGQWLARVEPSATLLFRYSAVTFNGHRIHYDWPYVTETEGYPGLVVHGPLIATLNLRAFTKAHPNARLMRFTFRGVRPLISPHPFEVGGRLIDSGKAQLWAGNQDGTAQIGEVEFNAGETP is encoded by the coding sequence ATGAACGGCAGTTCCGATTTTTCCGCCTGGATTGGACGACGTCAGGAAAGCCAGGACCGGATCAGTTTCACTCTGGTCAGACGCATCGCCGCGACATTGGGCGAGCCGGCACCACGACCTGGTGAGCCACTGCCGCCCCTGTGGCACTGGGCATTTTTTCAGGAGCCGGTGGGCGCCAGCGAACTGGGACCGGATGGCCATCCAGCACTTGGGGGCTTTTTGCCGCCGGCCCATAACCGCAATCGTATGTGGGCGGGTAGTCGACTTGAGTTTTACCAGCCATTGATGGTGGAGGCTGACGTGACCTGTGTATCAACCATTCTCAACGTCGAAGAGAAGCACGGTCGCACGGGCTCCTTGTTGTTTGTCACGGTACGCCATGAGTATTTCCAGGACGGCAAACGTGCTCTTCAAGATGAACAAGACATCGTCTATCGGGAACCCACTCCTCCCAAATTGAGCGGCACCGAAGCACTCCCTGAAGGCCAATGGCTGGCACGGGTCGAGCCCTCAGCGACCCTGCTGTTCCGCTACTCCGCCGTCACCTTCAATGGCCATCGTATTCACTATGACTGGCCATACGTCACAGAGACCGAAGGTTACCCGGGATTGGTGGTGCATGGTCCTTTGATCGCCACCCTGAATCTGCGTGCCTTTACCAAAGCGCACCCGAACGCGCGCTTGATGCGCTTCACCTTCCGTGGCGTCCGGCCTTTGATTTCCCCTCACCCTTTCGAAGTCGGCGGACGCCTGATAGACAGCGGCAAGGCACAGCTCTGGGCAGGCAATCAGGACGGTACAGCGCAGATCGGTGAAGTCGAGTTCAACGCGGGAGAAACACCATGA
- a CDS encoding CoA ester lyase, whose amino-acid sequence MNTSIVRSALFVPATRPERIPKAIATGADRVIVDLEDAVQENLKEQARDNLERFLSDNPDASILVRVNALDHWAHVADLELCRRHTGVIGVLLPKAESAEHVLTAANTQKPIWPIIESALGLAELQAIAQAQGVERLSFGSLDLGLDLNLTTGSHAAEEILSHARYAVLLATRVAGLAPALDGVFPSIQDTVGLHSTVQFARDMGFGGALCIHPSQVAIIHQALKPSPEELRWAQRIIEAASSGDGVFVLDGQMVDAPVIGRARSILARAT is encoded by the coding sequence ATGAATACGTCCATTGTTCGCTCCGCCCTGTTTGTGCCGGCCACTCGTCCAGAGCGCATACCCAAGGCCATCGCTACCGGAGCGGACCGGGTCATTGTTGATCTGGAAGATGCCGTGCAGGAAAACCTCAAGGAACAGGCCAGGGATAACCTGGAGCGCTTCTTGAGTGACAATCCGGACGCCTCGATTCTGGTGCGAGTGAATGCCCTTGATCACTGGGCTCACGTAGCAGATCTGGAGCTGTGTCGACGACACACCGGCGTGATCGGAGTTTTGCTGCCCAAAGCAGAAAGCGCGGAGCACGTCCTCACGGCTGCCAATACCCAAAAGCCGATCTGGCCCATCATCGAAAGCGCCCTGGGCCTGGCCGAACTCCAAGCGATTGCCCAGGCCCAGGGCGTTGAACGCTTGTCGTTCGGAAGCCTTGATCTGGGCTTAGACCTGAACTTGACCACCGGCAGCCATGCCGCCGAAGAGATCCTGAGTCACGCTCGATACGCAGTACTGCTTGCAACTCGGGTGGCTGGTCTCGCTCCGGCGCTGGATGGCGTGTTTCCTTCCATACAGGACACCGTCGGCCTGCACAGCACCGTTCAGTTTGCCCGCGACATGGGATTTGGTGGCGCGTTGTGCATCCATCCGAGCCAGGTGGCAATCATCCATCAGGCGTTAAAACCAAGCCCTGAAGAATTGCGCTGGGCGCAACGCATTATCGAAGCCGCCAGCTCAGGTGACGGCGTCTTCGTGCTGGATGGGCAAATGGTCGACGCACCGGTCATCGGTCGAGCGCGCTCCATTCTGGCGCGCGCTACCTGA
- a CDS encoding aldehyde dehydrogenase family protein produces the protein MTNVSSLTHAISINPANGEQIGHYPFESESALEAALSRATAGFSVWRRKTVEDRSQSLIALAQALRDNAVTMANMITLEMGKPTMQARGEIEKCAQLCEWYAEHGPAMLAAEPTQVEGGKARIEYRPLGPILAVMPWNFPVWQVLRGAVPALIAGNTYVLKHAPNVMGCAYLLLEAFKQAEFPEGVFEVINVTPKGVSTAIADPRIAAVTLTGSVRAGMAIGSQAGAALKKCVLELGGSDPFIVLNDADLDEAVKAAVIGRYQNTGQVCAAAKRLIVEQGVVEEFTRKFVESTCKLVVGDPLATDTYIGPMARFDLRDELDRQVRDTLEEGATLLLGGRKAEGPGNFYEPTVLGDVTDQMTSFKQELFGPVASIITARDAAHALQLANDSEFGLASTIYTRNLELAQKLAGELETGGVFINGYCATDPRVTFGGVKKSGFGRELSHFGVREFCNAQTVWLDRY, from the coding sequence ATGACTAATGTTTCCAGCCTTACCCATGCCATTTCGATCAACCCCGCCAATGGCGAACAGATCGGCCACTACCCATTCGAATCCGAGTCGGCACTGGAGGCTGCACTGTCGCGTGCCACTGCCGGGTTCTCGGTCTGGCGACGAAAAACCGTAGAAGATCGCTCGCAGTCGTTGATCGCTTTGGCTCAGGCATTACGCGACAACGCTGTAACAATGGCGAACATGATCACCCTGGAGATGGGCAAGCCCACCATGCAGGCGCGCGGTGAAATTGAAAAATGTGCACAGCTTTGCGAGTGGTACGCCGAACACGGCCCCGCCATGTTGGCTGCCGAACCCACACAGGTTGAGGGCGGCAAGGCACGAATTGAATATCGTCCACTGGGCCCGATTCTCGCTGTGATGCCGTGGAACTTTCCTGTCTGGCAGGTGCTTCGCGGCGCCGTTCCGGCGTTGATTGCCGGCAATACCTACGTTCTCAAACATGCGCCGAACGTGATGGGATGCGCTTACCTGCTGCTGGAAGCCTTCAAGCAAGCCGAGTTCCCTGAAGGCGTGTTCGAGGTCATCAACGTCACCCCAAAGGGCGTTTCCACAGCCATCGCTGATCCACGCATCGCCGCAGTGACGCTCACTGGCAGTGTTCGAGCTGGCATGGCTATTGGCTCGCAGGCGGGTGCAGCCTTGAAGAAGTGCGTGTTGGAACTGGGTGGCTCAGATCCATTCATTGTGCTCAACGACGCCGACCTGGACGAAGCCGTCAAAGCCGCTGTGATTGGCCGCTACCAAAACACCGGACAAGTCTGCGCGGCGGCCAAACGCCTGATTGTCGAGCAAGGCGTTGTCGAGGAGTTTACCCGCAAGTTTGTCGAATCTACCTGCAAGTTGGTCGTTGGCGATCCGCTGGCCACAGACACTTACATCGGCCCCATGGCCCGCTTTGATCTGCGCGATGAACTGGATCGTCAGGTCCGAGACACCTTGGAAGAAGGCGCGACCTTGTTGTTGGGCGGCAGAAAGGCTGAAGGGCCTGGCAACTTCTACGAGCCTACGGTGCTCGGAGATGTCACCGACCAGATGACCTCATTCAAACAGGAATTGTTTGGACCCGTCGCATCGATCATCACTGCGCGGGACGCCGCACATGCACTCCAACTGGCCAATGACAGTGAGTTCGGGCTCGCCTCGACCATCTACACACGCAATCTCGAACTGGCCCAGAAGCTGGCCGGCGAACTGGAAACCGGAGGCGTGTTCATCAATGGTTATTGCGCAACCGACCCACGCGTCACTTTCGGAGGCGTAAAGAAAAGCGGTTTTGGCCGTGAGCTGTCGCATTTCGGTGTGCGCGAATTCTGTAATGCGCAGACCGTCTGGCTGGACCGTTACTAA